A window from Cryobacterium sp. SO1 encodes these proteins:
- a CDS encoding NlpC/P60 family protein, with product MAEHTPTRRSRRTSAALLSAAMIGSVTVAAGVAAPAFADEDYPSWDEVAKAKESESTKAKEIQNLTGLLEGLQTSSADASQSSQMAAEAYRVTQDDLDAATAREESLDKQSAVAQKAAETSKMRAGLIAAHLAKTGARDLSLNLFLNGNTADDLLSQLGTASKLSEQSETIYRQAVQDKNTAESLIAQAAAATAERKRLSAESKEKYESANDAALSAQAALDVELKKSAELYEQLALLKDSTADAEREYQTGLNAAASAAALVKAQAAAAAAVKNNPPAEAAPAAPAAPAAPAPAAPAAPAAPATGGSGSAPATGGTAPAPIVTAPTAPTAPNASAVDTALGFARAQLGDAYQLGGSGPNVWDCSGLTKAAYAAAGIYIGTHSATNQYNTMAGQGRLVSFSQVQVGDLVFWGSPGNYYHVAIYVGGGQVLEAPDVGKPVRVHSIWSPSQVAPYVGRPS from the coding sequence TTGGCTGAGCACACACCTACCCGCCGCTCACGGCGCACCTCGGCCGCGTTGTTGTCGGCCGCCATGATCGGCTCGGTCACCGTCGCGGCCGGCGTCGCCGCACCGGCCTTCGCCGACGAGGACTATCCCAGCTGGGATGAGGTCGCCAAGGCCAAGGAGAGCGAATCGACCAAGGCCAAGGAGATCCAGAACCTCACAGGCCTCCTCGAGGGGTTGCAGACGTCCTCCGCCGACGCCTCGCAGAGCTCACAGATGGCCGCGGAGGCCTACCGGGTCACCCAGGATGACCTCGACGCGGCCACCGCCAGGGAGGAAAGCCTGGACAAGCAGTCCGCTGTGGCGCAGAAAGCCGCGGAAACATCCAAGATGCGGGCCGGCCTGATCGCCGCGCACCTGGCCAAGACCGGCGCCCGGGACCTCTCCCTGAACCTGTTCCTCAACGGCAACACGGCCGACGACCTGCTCAGCCAGCTCGGCACGGCCAGCAAGCTCAGCGAGCAGTCCGAGACCATCTACCGGCAGGCCGTGCAGGACAAGAACACCGCAGAATCGCTCATCGCCCAGGCCGCCGCCGCCACCGCGGAACGCAAGCGTCTCAGCGCCGAGTCCAAGGAGAAGTACGAGTCGGCCAACGACGCCGCGCTGAGCGCCCAGGCAGCCCTGGACGTCGAGCTGAAGAAGTCGGCCGAACTCTACGAACAGCTGGCCCTGCTCAAGGACTCCACCGCCGACGCGGAGCGTGAATATCAGACCGGCCTGAACGCCGCCGCATCCGCCGCCGCGCTGGTCAAGGCCCAGGCTGCCGCTGCCGCCGCCGTGAAGAACAACCCGCCGGCCGAGGCCGCTCCCGCAGCGCCGGCCGCACCGGCCGCCCCTGCACCGGCCGCTCCCGCGGCCCCGGCCGCCCCTGCCACCGGTGGCTCAGGGAGCGCCCCGGCGACCGGTGGCACCGCGCCGGCGCCCATCGTCACAGCCCCGACAGCCCCGACAGCGCCCAACGCGTCAGCCGTCGACACCGCGCTCGGCTTTGCCAGGGCCCAGCTCGGTGACGCGTACCAACTCGGCGGCTCGGGCCCCAACGTCTGGGACTGTTCGGGCCTCACCAAGGCTGCATATGCCGCAGCGGGCATCTACATCGGCACGCACTCGGCCACCAACCAGTACAACACCATGGCCGGCCAGGGCAGGCTCGTCTCGTTCTCGCAGGTGCAGGTCGGCGACCTCGTCTTCTGGGGATCACCGGGCAACTACTACCACGTGGCCATCTACGTCGGCGGCGGCCAGGTCCTTGAGGCGCCGGACGTGGGCAAGCCGGTCCGGGTGCACAGTATCTGGTCGCCCAGCCAGGTCGCGCCGTACGTCGGCCGGCCGTCCTGA
- a CDS encoding peptidoglycan DD-metalloendopeptidase family protein, translated as MKHTARAISRGIRAGLHRLRPDPELRTPKRVNARRVATGVTGFTAAVTLAVSLASPISPALAVDYPSWEDVQAAKSNTAAASAQVTEIQNLIAGLQTEVERTQAEAEARGAELETAQAKFDDASRRANDLQTQADTSKTDADAATTQAGQLAAQLYRTGGTDLSVNLFIDGQKSGEGADELLSKLGSMSKLVERSTDVYEQAQTANNTAQALGDQAAVAQAERETLRIAAEAAMAAAQDAADAAAGALADSEAQSVILQQQLQFMQDAQATTTAGYEAGVAERARIAAEAEKARLAAVAAEAARAAAARPSPGSSGGGSPGAGLSGGQVGGQGWGVPAGGRITDGFGPRSVLCGSGGCSGGYHYGTDIGTGCSAPIYAAASGTVVYAGRFGTYGNFVKISHGNGIETGYAHIRDGGIFVSVGQNVSVGQNIASSGTTGASTGCHLHFEVFSGGNRINAVPFMSDRGAPLG; from the coding sequence CGACGGGCGTGACCGGCTTCACCGCCGCGGTGACCCTCGCGGTGTCCCTCGCCAGCCCGATCAGCCCCGCCCTCGCCGTGGACTATCCCAGCTGGGAAGATGTGCAGGCCGCGAAGTCCAACACCGCCGCCGCCTCCGCCCAGGTCACCGAGATCCAGAACCTCATCGCCGGGCTGCAGACCGAAGTGGAACGCACCCAGGCCGAGGCCGAGGCTCGCGGAGCCGAACTCGAAACCGCCCAGGCAAAGTTCGACGATGCCTCTCGACGCGCAAACGACCTGCAGACCCAAGCCGACACCAGCAAAACAGATGCCGACGCCGCCACCACCCAGGCGGGCCAGCTCGCCGCCCAGCTCTATCGCACCGGCGGCACCGACCTGAGCGTCAACCTCTTCATCGATGGGCAGAAAAGCGGTGAAGGCGCCGACGAACTGCTCTCCAAACTCGGCAGCATGAGCAAGCTCGTCGAGCGCAGCACGGACGTGTACGAGCAGGCCCAGACCGCCAATAACACCGCCCAGGCCCTCGGAGACCAAGCGGCCGTCGCCCAGGCCGAGCGGGAGACCCTGCGTATCGCGGCCGAGGCCGCCATGGCCGCCGCCCAGGATGCCGCCGATGCGGCGGCGGGAGCCCTCGCCGACTCCGAGGCGCAGAGCGTGATCCTCCAACAGCAACTGCAGTTCATGCAGGATGCCCAGGCGACCACCACCGCAGGCTACGAGGCCGGCGTGGCCGAACGGGCCCGGATCGCGGCCGAAGCCGAGAAGGCGCGCCTCGCCGCCGTCGCGGCGGAAGCCGCGCGGGCCGCGGCCGCCAGGCCCAGCCCGGGTTCGTCCGGCGGTGGATCGCCCGGGGCCGGACTCAGCGGCGGCCAGGTCGGCGGCCAGGGCTGGGGTGTTCCGGCCGGTGGACGCATCACCGATGGTTTCGGTCCCCGCTCCGTGCTCTGCGGCAGCGGTGGCTGCAGCGGCGGCTACCACTACGGCACCGACATCGGCACCGGCTGCAGCGCCCCGATCTACGCCGCCGCATCGGGAACCGTCGTCTACGCCGGCCGCTTCGGCACCTACGGGAACTTCGTGAAGATCAGCCACGGCAACGGCATCGAGACCGGCTACGCGCACATCCGCGACGGCGGCATCTTCGTCTCCGTCGGCCAGAACGTCTCGGTCGGCCAGAACATCGCCAGCTCCGGAACCACCGGAGCCTCCACCGGCTGCCACCTGCACTTCGAGGTGTTCAGCGGCGGCAACCGCATCAACGCTGTTCCGTTTATGTCCGACAGGGGAGCCCCACTTGGCTGA